Proteins encoded within one genomic window of Halodesulfurarchaeum formicicum:
- a CDS encoding DUF7122 family protein, protein MSQDNRSDTFERLPETADTRVVEGRPTREEVCDYWADRFGVPKATFDGYSFWEKGAGRIWVLNHDLSGPVQIEALGLPILRTRQEFWKPTTDATLRFGSHATANVLELDRDAATRFLAGEDLELDWDGDWGYLIVTHQIAGESEPIGVGRYTYGTLQSMIPKGRRRTF, encoded by the coding sequence ATGAGCCAGGACAACCGGAGTGACACCTTCGAACGGTTGCCCGAAACGGCCGACACGCGGGTGGTCGAGGGACGACCGACCCGGGAGGAAGTCTGTGACTACTGGGCAGACCGGTTCGGTGTTCCCAAAGCGACCTTCGACGGCTACTCGTTCTGGGAGAAGGGCGCGGGTCGGATCTGGGTGCTCAACCACGATCTTTCGGGCCCGGTCCAGATCGAGGCGCTGGGACTGCCGATCCTTCGGACCCGCCAGGAATTCTGGAAGCCGACCACGGATGCCACGCTCCGATTCGGCTCGCATGCGACGGCGAACGTGCTCGAACTCGACCGCGACGCGGCAACGCGATTTCTCGCCGGCGAGGACCTGGAGTTGGACTGGGACGGTGACTGGGGCTATCTGATCGTGACCCACCAGATCGCCGGGGAAAGCGAACCCATCGGCGTCGGCCGCTACACCTACGGCACCCTCCAGTCGATGATCCCGAAGGGACGGCGCCGCACGTTCTGA
- a CDS encoding pyridoxal phosphate-dependent aminotransferase, whose translation MVEFSGRVESVSISGIREVFEAAGGDAINLGLGQPDFPTPEHAREAATAAIESGAADAYTSNYGTESLRDAIREKHARDNDLELGREQIIATAGGSEALHLALEAHVDAGESVLHPDPGFVSYSALTKLAGGNPVPVPLRDDLTLSPAAVEERITPDTAAVIINSPANPTGAVSPPEDMREFARIADEHDVLVISDEVYEQVLFEGEHRSPMEFAESDNVILINAASKTYSMTGWRLGWVVASERRIERMLRVHQYIQACASAPAQYAAEAALTGPQEPVEEMVAAFRERRDVLLDGLESMGLSVPEPRGAFYAMPKVPDGWVEEVLDRGVVVVPGEAFGEQGAGYARISYATDLETIEEALEIMAAATDTVA comes from the coding sequence ATGGTCGAGTTCTCAGGCCGGGTCGAGTCGGTGTCGATCAGCGGCATCCGGGAAGTCTTCGAGGCAGCGGGCGGTGACGCGATCAATCTCGGGCTCGGACAGCCGGACTTTCCAACCCCCGAGCATGCACGCGAGGCCGCGACCGCGGCGATCGAGTCGGGGGCGGCCGACGCCTACACCTCGAACTACGGCACCGAGTCCCTGCGGGACGCGATCCGCGAGAAACACGCCCGTGACAACGACCTCGAACTCGGTCGCGAGCAGATCATCGCGACTGCAGGGGGGAGCGAAGCGCTGCATCTGGCACTCGAGGCCCACGTCGACGCGGGCGAGTCGGTTCTCCATCCGGACCCGGGATTTGTCTCCTACTCCGCACTCACGAAACTCGCGGGCGGGAACCCGGTTCCAGTGCCGCTGCGAGATGATCTCACGCTCTCGCCGGCAGCCGTCGAGGAACGGATCACCCCGGATACCGCCGCCGTGATAATCAACAGCCCGGCCAACCCGACCGGCGCCGTGAGTCCCCCGGAGGACATGCGGGAGTTCGCCCGCATCGCGGACGAACACGACGTCCTGGTCATCTCCGATGAGGTCTACGAGCAGGTGCTTTTCGAGGGTGAACACCGCTCGCCGATGGAGTTCGCCGAGTCGGACAACGTGATTCTGATCAACGCCGCCTCGAAGACCTACTCCATGACTGGCTGGCGGCTCGGCTGGGTTGTGGCGAGCGAACGCCGGATCGAGCGCATGCTCCGGGTCCACCAGTATATTCAGGCCTGTGCGAGCGCACCGGCGCAGTACGCCGCCGAAGCCGCCCTTACCGGCCCACAGGAGCCAGTCGAGGAAATGGTCGCGGCGTTCCGAGAGCGACGAGACGTGTTACTCGACGGGCTGGAATCGATGGGACTCTCCGTGCCCGAACCGCGCGGGGCCTTTTATGCCATGCCAAAAGTACCGGATGGCTGGGTGGAGGAGGTTCTCGACCGCGGGGTCGTCGTGGTTCCCGGCGAAGCCTTCGGCGAGCAGGGAGCGGGCTATGCACGGATCTCCTATGCGACCGATCTGGAGACGATCGAGGAGGCTCTGGAGATCATGGCCGCCGCAACAGACACAGTCGCCTGA
- a CDS encoding nucleotide exchange factor GrpE, which yields MSETEESPEEPTVEDGENSTETESLAGEDLIAAVASHDEELAESVGDLVDRVADLEDELETVESELETAEERLEHTRADFKNYKERAKRRQEEIKERATEDLVERLLEVRDNLGRALDEESGDTESLREGVDLTRKQFDRVLAEENVERIEPAVGADVDAQRHEVMMRVESEAPADTVASVYRPGYEMAGKILRPAQVTVSEGSEAEAAGDGESSA from the coding sequence ATGAGCGAGACCGAGGAATCCCCGGAGGAGCCCACCGTCGAGGACGGGGAGAATTCGACCGAAACGGAATCTCTTGCGGGCGAGGACCTTATCGCAGCAGTCGCATCCCACGACGAGGAACTGGCCGAGTCAGTTGGGGACCTGGTCGACCGGGTAGCCGATCTGGAAGACGAATTGGAAACAGTCGAATCGGAACTGGAGACTGCCGAGGAACGACTCGAACACACCAGAGCGGATTTCAAGAACTACAAGGAGCGCGCCAAGCGTCGCCAGGAGGAGATCAAAGAGCGGGCGACCGAAGATCTAGTCGAACGGCTGCTGGAAGTGCGAGACAACCTCGGGCGCGCACTCGACGAGGAGTCCGGCGACACCGAGTCGCTCCGTGAAGGAGTCGATCTGACCCGAAAGCAGTTCGATCGGGTGCTGGCCGAAGAGAACGTCGAACGGATCGAACCGGCGGTCGGCGCGGACGTCGACGCCCAGCGTCACGAGGTCATGATGCGAGTCGAGAGCGAGGCCCCGGCAGACACCGTGGCCTCGGTCTATCGACCCGGCTACGAGATGGCCGGGAAGATCCTCCGCCCGGCCCAGGTTACCGTCTCCGAGGGAAGCGAAGCTGAAGCAGCCGGGGACGGAGAATCGTCGGCCTAG
- the dnaJ gene encoding molecular chaperone DnaJ codes for MSEDFYSLLGVSRDASEDEIKRAYRQKAAKNHPDVSDDENAEEKFKKLQKAKEVLTDEEKRRMYDQLGHDQFMQADKQGATDSGGRGGRQRAGGDPFGGMGGMGDIFDQFFGGGRGRSRQNRPSKGKDLRTSVTISLEEAYEGVTKQVTINRPETCDACDGRGHPPDAELRTCPECNGRGQVRQVQQTALGRVQQARTCPRCDGQGEIPDEVCSECGGDGTVRNRATLSVDVPAGIKSGQTLRMNGEGAPGDRGAPNGDLLIEVGVEDHPDFERDGDDLHMEQPISFPQAVFGDTIQIETLGGRVEVDVPKGTQSGETLRLRDEGMPHLRGRGHGDLYVHLQIVTPEDLTEEQKTALKQFAEAGGESVEVGDGFLDRLRNSL; via the coding sequence ATGAGTGAGGACTTCTACTCGCTGCTCGGGGTCTCCCGCGACGCGAGCGAGGACGAGATCAAACGCGCCTATCGCCAAAAGGCGGCGAAGAACCATCCCGACGTCAGCGACGACGAGAACGCCGAGGAGAAGTTCAAGAAGCTCCAGAAGGCAAAGGAGGTCCTCACCGACGAGGAGAAGCGTCGCATGTACGACCAGCTCGGCCACGACCAGTTCATGCAGGCCGACAAGCAGGGCGCCACCGACAGCGGTGGTCGTGGCGGTCGCCAGCGAGCCGGCGGGGACCCCTTTGGCGGCATGGGCGGCATGGGCGACATCTTCGATCAGTTCTTCGGCGGTGGCCGCGGTCGGTCACGCCAGAACCGTCCATCCAAGGGAAAGGATCTCCGGACGTCGGTGACGATCAGCCTCGAAGAAGCCTACGAGGGCGTCACAAAGCAAGTCACCATCAACCGTCCGGAGACCTGTGATGCCTGTGACGGTCGTGGGCATCCCCCCGACGCCGAACTACGTACCTGCCCGGAGTGCAACGGTCGTGGCCAGGTCAGACAGGTGCAGCAGACCGCGCTCGGCCGGGTCCAGCAGGCTCGCACGTGTCCGCGCTGTGACGGACAGGGCGAGATCCCTGATGAGGTCTGTTCTGAATGTGGCGGGGACGGCACCGTCCGCAACCGCGCGACGCTCTCGGTTGACGTCCCGGCCGGTATCAAAAGCGGCCAGACACTGCGGATGAACGGCGAAGGTGCACCCGGTGATCGCGGGGCGCCGAATGGCGATCTCCTGATCGAGGTCGGCGTCGAGGACCACCCTGACTTCGAACGGGACGGTGATGACCTCCACATGGAACAGCCGATCTCGTTCCCCCAGGCGGTCTTCGGCGACACCATCCAGATCGAGACCCTGGGCGGTCGCGTGGAGGTCGACGTGCCAAAGGGGACCCAGAGCGGCGAGACCCTGCGGCTTCGAGACGAGGGAATGCCCCACCTTCGGGGCCGTGGCCACGGCGACCTGTACGTTCACCTTCAGATCGTCACGCCCGAGGACCTGACCGAAGAGCAGAAAACGGCACTCAAGCAGTTCGCTGAGGCCGGCGGGGAGTCCGTCGAAGTCGGGGACGGCTTTCTGGACCGACTTCGCAACTCCCTGTGA
- a CDS encoding proteasome assembly chaperone family protein: MGTVVFDQALDLDRPTLIEGLPGVGLVGKIATDHLIEELDMDEVGYVDCDGLPKIAIYGDGNHEVTSPVRLYADEERDLLALQSDIPVSRQAAPGFAEILVDWVVEVDALPLFLSGLPQEETDPTVQPSLFGVASGEAETHLTAHDIDPPDERGAIGGPTGALMNRTSHTDVDACGLIVESDPQFPDPAAAQTLITRGIEPIADVSVPTEDLVERAEDIREQKETLAKRMQQASEEESTQAQPLRMYQ, encoded by the coding sequence ATGGGAACTGTTGTATTTGACCAGGCGCTGGACCTCGATCGACCGACGCTGATCGAGGGATTACCAGGAGTGGGACTGGTTGGAAAGATCGCGACCGACCATTTGATCGAGGAATTGGACATGGACGAAGTGGGCTATGTCGACTGTGACGGACTGCCGAAAATCGCCATTTACGGGGACGGGAACCACGAGGTGACCTCGCCAGTCCGGCTCTACGCAGACGAGGAACGCGATCTCCTCGCGTTGCAGAGTGACATTCCGGTCTCTCGGCAGGCCGCGCCCGGATTTGCCGAGATCCTCGTGGACTGGGTCGTCGAGGTTGACGCGCTGCCACTCTTTCTCAGTGGGCTGCCCCAGGAGGAGACCGATCCGACGGTCCAACCGTCCCTGTTCGGTGTGGCGTCTGGCGAGGCCGAGACCCACCTCACGGCCCACGACATCGACCCGCCGGACGAACGGGGCGCCATCGGCGGCCCGACCGGGGCCTTGATGAACCGAACCAGCCACACGGACGTGGACGCCTGTGGACTGATCGTCGAGAGCGACCCGCAGTTCCCCGATCCAGCCGCTGCCCAGACGCTCATCACTCGCGGAATCGAACCGATCGCGGACGTGTCAGTCCCGACCGAGGATCTCGTCGAACGGGCCGAAGACATCCGGGAACAGAAAGAGACCCTGGCGAAACGGATGCAACAGGCCAGCGAGGAGGAGAGCACCCAGGCGCAGCCCCTCCGGATGTACCAGTAG
- a CDS encoding RsmB/NOP family class I SAM-dependent RNA methyltransferase, whose translation MEPLQRYEPLIPDFDGFLDALHEPLPTTVRVNTIRATPERVVQALQDEGIETTRRAHDETLLEVDTDKPGNTWPYVHGWIHGQEEVSTLPPRILDPQPGETVWAAAAAPGGKATQLAALMNDQGLVIGNDDNLGRLSALRANADRLGVTSMAVTNQDARNYSFNPLGLESVDRALVDAPCTCEGTVRKNPDALDEAGPGASRGLANIQRDILERAVQATRPGGTVVYSTCTFAPEENEAVVDAILDSTDAAAIDFESPLPAEPGVTAWEGAEYDPAVTKTKRYYPHQTDTGGFYVAKLAVKS comes from the coding sequence ATGGAACCCCTGCAGCGCTACGAGCCACTCATACCGGACTTCGACGGCTTCCTCGACGCCCTGCACGAGCCACTCCCGACGACGGTGCGGGTGAACACCATCAGGGCGACGCCCGAACGGGTTGTTCAAGCGCTGCAGGATGAGGGAATCGAGACGACACGGCGGGCCCACGACGAGACGCTCCTCGAGGTCGACACGGACAAGCCCGGGAACACCTGGCCGTACGTCCACGGCTGGATTCACGGCCAGGAGGAAGTTTCGACGCTGCCGCCCCGTATTCTCGACCCGCAGCCGGGAGAGACCGTCTGGGCGGCGGCGGCCGCTCCCGGTGGGAAGGCCACCCAGCTCGCGGCGCTGATGAACGATCAGGGACTCGTGATCGGAAACGACGACAACCTGGGCCGACTGTCGGCGCTCAGGGCCAACGCCGACCGGTTGGGCGTCACCTCGATGGCCGTGACCAACCAGGACGCCCGGAACTACTCGTTCAATCCACTCGGCCTCGAATCGGTAGATCGAGCCCTGGTCGACGCACCTTGCACCTGTGAGGGTACCGTCAGGAAAAACCCGGATGCACTGGATGAGGCCGGCCCGGGAGCCAGTCGCGGGCTCGCGAACATCCAGCGGGACATCCTCGAACGGGCTGTGCAGGCTACCAGGCCGGGCGGCACCGTCGTCTACTCGACCTGCACGTTCGCCCCCGAGGAGAACGAGGCGGTCGTGGACGCCATTCTGGACTCGACCGACGCGGCGGCCATCGATTTCGAGAGTCCACTCCCGGCAGAACCCGGCGTGACCGCCTGGGAGGGAGCCGAGTACGACCCTGCGGTCACAAAGACAAAGCGGTATTACCCCCACCAGACGGACACCGGCGGGTTCTACGTCGCCAAACTGGCGGTGAAATCATGA
- the dnaK gene encoding molecular chaperone DnaK yields MASEKILGIDLGTTNSAFAIMEGGDPEIIVNGEGDRTTPSVVAFDDGEKIVGKAAKNQAVQNPENTVQSIKRHMGEDYSVELEGEEYTPEQVSAMILQKIKRDAEEYLDQEVNKAVITVPAYFNDKQRQATKDAGEIAGLEVERIVNEPTAASMAYGLDDESEQTVLVFDLGGGTFDVSILELGGGIYEVVATNGDNSLGGDDWDETIIDWLANDFEKEHGIDLREDRQALQRLKDAAEEAKIELTSRKETTINLPFITATDDGPVHLEKDLTRAKFESLTQDLLERTVDPTEQALEDAGLSKSDVDEVILVGGSTRMPQVQEKVEELTGKEPKKNVNPDEAVALGAAIQGGVLAGDVEDIVLLDVTPLSLGVEVKGGLFERLIEKNTTIPTEESKIFTTAAANQTSVQIRVFQGEREIAEENELLGEFMLSGIPPAPAGTPQIEVTFSIDSDGIVNVSAEDQGSGSKEEITIEGGVGLSDDEIEEMKSEAEAHAEEDRKRRERIEARNEAEGAVQRAETLLEENEEMVDADLEEDIRVEIETVEEVLEDEDATTEELQEATEALTEALQEIGKQAYQQQQAGAAGAGPGAGAAGAGPGAAGAGPGAAGAADATDEEYVDADFEDVDEDDE; encoded by the coding sequence ATGGCTAGTGAGAAGATTCTCGGTATCGACCTCGGGACCACGAACAGCGCGTTTGCAATCATGGAAGGTGGCGATCCGGAGATCATCGTCAACGGGGAGGGCGACCGAACGACCCCGTCGGTCGTCGCCTTCGACGACGGCGAGAAGATCGTCGGCAAGGCGGCCAAGAACCAGGCCGTTCAGAACCCGGAGAACACCGTTCAGTCGATCAAGCGCCACATGGGTGAGGACTACAGCGTGGAGCTGGAGGGCGAGGAGTACACGCCCGAGCAGGTCTCCGCGATGATCCTCCAGAAGATCAAACGCGACGCCGAGGAGTACCTCGACCAGGAAGTGAACAAGGCCGTCATCACGGTCCCGGCGTACTTCAACGACAAGCAGCGCCAGGCGACCAAGGACGCCGGCGAGATCGCCGGGCTCGAAGTGGAGCGGATCGTCAACGAGCCCACGGCCGCGAGTATGGCCTACGGGCTCGACGACGAATCCGAGCAGACGGTTCTCGTGTTCGACCTCGGTGGTGGCACCTTCGACGTTTCGATTCTGGAACTCGGTGGCGGCATCTACGAGGTCGTCGCGACCAACGGGGACAACTCCCTCGGCGGTGACGACTGGGACGAGACGATCATCGATTGGCTCGCCAACGACTTCGAGAAGGAACACGGCATCGACCTGCGCGAGGACCGCCAGGCCCTCCAGCGGCTCAAAGACGCCGCCGAAGAGGCCAAGATCGAACTGACTTCCCGCAAGGAGACCACGATCAACCTGCCGTTCATCACGGCAACAGACGACGGCCCGGTCCACCTGGAGAAAGACCTCACGCGAGCGAAGTTCGAGTCGCTCACACAGGACCTCCTCGAGCGGACCGTCGACCCGACCGAGCAGGCCCTCGAAGACGCTGGCCTCTCGAAGAGCGACGTGGACGAGGTCATTCTCGTCGGCGGATCCACCCGCATGCCGCAGGTCCAGGAGAAGGTCGAAGAACTAACCGGAAAGGAGCCCAAGAAGAACGTCAACCCGGACGAGGCCGTCGCGCTGGGCGCGGCGATTCAGGGTGGCGTGTTGGCCGGCGACGTCGAGGACATCGTCCTGCTCGACGTGACCCCCCTCTCGCTGGGTGTCGAGGTCAAAGGCGGCCTCTTCGAGCGGCTCATCGAGAAGAACACGACGATCCCGACCGAGGAGTCCAAGATCTTCACGACTGCCGCCGCCAACCAGACCTCGGTCCAGATCCGGGTCTTCCAGGGCGAGCGTGAAATCGCCGAGGAGAACGAACTGCTCGGGGAGTTCATGCTCTCGGGCATCCCGCCCGCTCCCGCGGGCACCCCGCAGATCGAGGTCACGTTCTCGATCGACTCGGACGGCATCGTCAACGTCTCCGCCGAGGACCAGGGCTCGGGCAGCAAAGAGGAGATTACCATCGAGGGCGGTGTCGGCCTCTCGGATGACGAGATCGAGGAGATGAAATCCGAGGCCGAGGCACACGCCGAAGAAGACCGCAAGCGTCGCGAGCGGATCGAAGCTCGCAACGAGGCCGAAGGGGCCGTCCAGCGGGCCGAGACCCTCCTCGAAGAGAACGAGGAGATGGTGGATGCGGACCTCGAAGAGGACATTCGCGTCGAGATCGAGACCGTCGAGGAAGTCCTCGAAGACGAGGACGCCACGACTGAGGAACTCCAGGAGGCCACCGAAGCCCTGACCGAGGCCCTTCAGGAGATCGGCAAGCAGGCCTACCAGCAGCAACAGGCCGGCGCGGCCGGTGCCGGTCCCGGGGCGGGCGCGGCTGGGGCCGGACCTGGCGCAGCCGGGGCGGGCCCGGGTGCCGCGGGGGCTGCTGACGCCACTGACGAGGAGTACGTCGACGCCGACTTCGAGGACGTCGACGAGGACGACGAGTAG
- a CDS encoding GNAT family N-acetyltransferase: MHIRDAKNHEEVWLLDQLAAFNFEDPAFRSRDYVIAIDERTGEKTGFGRLRVHRTADGERCELTCIGVRKAWRGQGIGAHIVERLIEMARDQGFESVYALTPAPEYLFQFGFETVDNTLPPILEERLESMRTRHPDAAATHIVVEEFSVPPRLKRRFEDGNEDDGVDERPEDFGVDPETATYKYDVDRT, encoded by the coding sequence ATGCACATCCGGGACGCGAAAAACCACGAGGAAGTCTGGCTCCTCGATCAGTTGGCTGCGTTTAACTTCGAGGACCCGGCTTTTCGCTCCCGTGATTATGTCATCGCCATCGACGAACGAACTGGCGAGAAGACCGGATTCGGGCGGCTTCGCGTTCATCGAACCGCGGACGGAGAGCGGTGTGAACTCACCTGTATCGGAGTCCGTAAAGCGTGGCGGGGCCAGGGTATCGGTGCCCATATCGTCGAGCGACTGATCGAGATGGCCCGGGATCAGGGCTTCGAATCGGTGTACGCGCTCACCCCGGCCCCCGAATACCTCTTTCAATTCGGCTTCGAAACAGTCGATAACACACTCCCGCCCATACTCGAAGAACGGCTCGAATCGATGCGTACGCGCCATCCCGATGCCGCCGCGACACACATCGTCGTCGAGGAATTTTCGGTGCCCCCACGACTCAAACGCCGGTTCGAAGACGGGAACGAGGATGATGGGGTCGATGAGCGACCCGAAGATTTCGGGGTCGACCCCGAGACGGCGACCTACAAGTACGACGTCGACCGTACATAG
- a CDS encoding geranylgeranyl reductase family protein, which translates to MPTESFDVVVVGGGTAGTFAAATVADAGLDVVLLERKPESEAGHIACGDAIKGKSTFPDVIDRDYLKEEAFTNENIQYARFENPQTEEVLEIPFDEAGAVVDRRRYGEVLLEEVDRLGVDMRYDTVVQDVRQDGEQVIGVTATKNSTTTEYDASVVIDAAGAMSILQDQADFSETTFDTKVNYQQFCSAYREIIEVEEPVEYEDSIVFMPTEELGYLWYFPRTETTINAGLGFQMNKPPMQLVDVLKEDLSNRSEFENATVIDKLGAALPTRRPYDSAVAPGYAAVGDAAAHVNPATGGGIPGAAKAGHWAAEAAIEAIEDGDVSESALWEYNQRVMTDFGKRFAAIDLYNIWAGTYSVEELTSIVTALPGQALIDALGTGAAGMSLGLKLETLGRTFGHWRTLYSLYQVHQEAQSLKEVYEDYPDSPADFDRWQSRRDEIYDRVYDITGADPKY; encoded by the coding sequence ATGCCCACTGAGTCCTTCGACGTTGTCGTCGTCGGTGGGGGAACGGCCGGTACCTTCGCCGCGGCGACGGTCGCGGATGCGGGCCTCGATGTCGTTCTCCTGGAGCGCAAGCCGGAGTCGGAAGCCGGACATATCGCTTGCGGTGACGCCATCAAGGGCAAATCTACCTTCCCTGATGTCATCGACCGGGACTATCTCAAGGAGGAGGCCTTCACGAACGAGAACATCCAGTACGCTCGGTTCGAGAACCCACAGACCGAGGAGGTCCTGGAAATCCCATTCGACGAGGCCGGTGCAGTCGTCGACCGGCGACGCTATGGTGAGGTCCTCCTCGAAGAGGTCGACCGACTGGGGGTCGATATGCGGTATGACACTGTCGTCCAGGACGTGCGACAGGACGGCGAGCAGGTCATCGGGGTCACGGCGACGAAAAACAGCACGACAACGGAGTACGACGCCAGCGTTGTAATCGACGCCGCAGGTGCGATGTCGATTCTTCAGGACCAGGCTGACTTTTCCGAGACGACCTTCGATACCAAGGTAAACTACCAGCAGTTTTGCTCGGCCTACCGGGAGATCATCGAGGTCGAGGAGCCTGTCGAGTACGAGGACTCGATCGTCTTCATGCCGACCGAGGAGTTGGGCTATCTCTGGTACTTCCCGCGCACGGAGACCACGATCAACGCCGGGCTGGGCTTCCAGATGAACAAACCGCCCATGCAACTCGTCGACGTTCTCAAAGAAGACCTTTCGAACCGCTCGGAGTTCGAGAACGCAACAGTCATCGACAAGCTGGGGGCCGCCCTGCCCACCCGCCGCCCCTACGACTCCGCGGTCGCGCCGGGCTACGCGGCGGTCGGTGACGCTGCGGCCCACGTCAATCCCGCAACTGGTGGTGGCATTCCCGGCGCGGCCAAGGCCGGTCACTGGGCCGCCGAGGCAGCCATCGAGGCGATCGAGGACGGCGACGTGAGCGAATCGGCCCTCTGGGAATACAACCAGCGGGTGATGACGGACTTCGGCAAGCGCTTTGCCGCGATCGACCTCTACAACATCTGGGCCGGAACGTACTCCGTGGAGGAACTGACAAGTATCGTTACGGCACTCCCCGGGCAGGCGCTCATCGACGCGCTGGGGACCGGCGCGGCCGGTATGTCTCTCGGGCTCAAACTGGAGACGCTCGGTCGCACCTTCGGCCACTGGCGAACGCTTTACAGCCTCTATCAAGTGCATCAGGAGGCCCAATCCCTCAAGGAGGTCTACGAGGACTATCCAGATTCGCCCGCGGACTTCGATCGCTGGCAGTCCCGACGCGACGAGATCTACGATCGGGTCTATGACATAACGGGCGCTGATCCGAAATACTGA
- a CDS encoding MFS transporter has translation MGLFGVPSRHNLLGPIGLLVTGWLLWLFIGAWAITPSSVLPLVMDAFAIKETAASWVITAPQIAALLAGLPVGMLLDRFNRGRSVLLSVLLLLVVGLVNTVFAARGQYFALLGSRVLGGFGLVTIWIAQTAMITQAFPAHREATAVGLFVTGYPAGYAFGQFTGPLIASVLDWTATFGVYAVVGFAFGLAFWLIDRGIDTTAAGTDSPTRSDLRRAVTNRGVWGVGLLSMLSYMIYMIFNSWMPTYLASSFEISLARSGLYTALFPAIGILARPGGGYLSERVFGGRSRPVIGISLFGAGIVAAIMGVSSTLTLMVAGLVAAGFIVQLQFGLLYTLVQRYVPRKVGGTAVSVVSAVGWLGTFVGPPIVGAVIEGTGTYIAVFGATVALSVGGLLTVVALSEPAVR, from the coding sequence ATGGGACTGTTTGGTGTTCCCTCCCGTCACAATCTCCTCGGCCCGATCGGTCTGCTCGTCACCGGCTGGCTGCTCTGGCTGTTTATCGGCGCATGGGCAATTACTCCCTCCAGCGTGCTCCCCCTGGTGATGGACGCGTTCGCTATCAAAGAGACCGCTGCGTCCTGGGTCATCACGGCCCCGCAGATTGCAGCGCTTCTCGCCGGCCTGCCGGTCGGGATGCTTCTGGACCGATTCAACCGGGGTCGCAGTGTGCTCCTCTCGGTGCTCCTCTTGCTCGTCGTCGGGCTGGTCAACACCGTGTTTGCAGCCCGGGGGCAGTATTTCGCACTCCTCGGATCACGTGTACTGGGTGGATTCGGCCTGGTCACGATCTGGATCGCCCAGACGGCGATGATTACCCAGGCCTTTCCCGCCCATCGGGAAGCGACGGCGGTCGGCCTGTTCGTCACGGGCTATCCAGCCGGCTACGCCTTCGGGCAGTTCACCGGACCGCTGATCGCCAGTGTACTCGACTGGACGGCCACGTTCGGTGTCTATGCCGTCGTTGGCTTTGCCTTCGGCCTCGCGTTCTGGCTGATCGATCGCGGGATCGATACTACAGCCGCCGGAACCGATTCGCCGACGCGGTCTGACCTCCGGCGGGCAGTCACGAACCGGGGTGTGTGGGGTGTCGGTCTCCTCTCGATGCTCTCCTACATGATCTATATGATCTTCAACAGCTGGATGCCGACCTACCTGGCGAGTAGTTTCGAGATCAGTCTGGCCCGAAGTGGGCTCTACACCGCCCTCTTTCCCGCTATCGGCATTCTGGCCAGACCGGGCGGTGGCTATCTCTCGGAACGGGTTTTCGGCGGTCGCTCGCGCCCGGTGATCGGGATTTCCTTGTTCGGGGCTGGTATCGTCGCCGCGATAATGGGCGTGAGTTCTACGCTTACCCTCATGGTCGCTGGCCTGGTCGCCGCCGGGTTCATCGTCCAACTCCAGTTCGGATTGCTCTACACGCTGGTCCAGCGCTATGTGCCCCGAAAAGTCGGCGGAACAGCGGTCTCAGTGGTTAGTGCCGTCGGTTGGCTAGGTACTTTCGTCGGCCCGCCGATCGTCGGTGCCGTCATCGAAGGCACTGGCACCTACATCGCGGTATTTGGGGCCACCGTCGCGCTCTCCGTCGGTGGCTTGCTCACGGTAGTCGCGCTGAGCGAACCGGCAGTCCGATGA